TGACCCGGCCCCTCTTAATTTCGATCTCAATGCACCATCTTTACCATTTATCGTCTCTCTTCCATCTGAATCATTTACACCTGCGCACGTTGCGTCGGTCAAAACGAAACCTTTCAGTCTAACACATCCAAATATCACGCTGGATATCTTTGGTCATGTTCTTCCTTTGTCGGAAGAtacccttcctcttctttcgACGTTCATCACTCGCTATCTATCTGGTCTTTCAAATCCCATCACGATCCATACACCCATTTTCGCAGATTTGTCTGTCAATGTTGATTTTCCAGCTCCAACCATCAAACCACATATCCTTCGAGACGTTACAATCCGAGACATGAAAATCAAGCCGGGAAACACTTTCACTGCGAGTGGTACAGTTTTGGCTCGCGTTGTGCTTCCCAAGGGTATGAATGTCGAACTTGATGTGAAGAGGGTGCTTCCTGATGTGCTGGTATTCGACGGTGAGGTTCCCGAATCAGTCCACCTTCTGGAACCTGCGAGCCTCAGGcctcctgctcctgctcCTCCTCCCAGGCGTCCACTCCCAGATCCTATACCCGAAAAGGCATTTGGACATATAAGGCCAGATGATTGGCTTATATCCCGCTGTGTTCGAATTGAACCCGAGGCAGGGGAAGGAGCTGAGTTCTCTGTTACTGCCCGTATTGTGGATGTTCCACTAGAAGTGTTGCCGGGGCGGCGTTCGGAGTTTAGTGATTTTGTGAGTAAGGTGAGTGTCGTGTGTTCGTGTAAGGATTTCAAACCCTATTCACCCGTTCTTTACTTTTTAGGTTATATTTGGAAGGCAAGGAGCGGTGGCAGGTATTCTTGGAACCGCAGATGTTGGCGTGACCGTCAAAGGACTACCACTTGATAGCCCAGACCATCGTGACGGAATGGTGTTGAGTGGATTGCCGTTCAAAGGGAGTGTGAGGGTCGGTAAGAAGAATTGACTCATGATTGAGGGGTTTCAGGGCACGGATGTTTCTGTACTGTAAATGGACAAACGACACTTGGACTGTATCATTAGCTATTGGGTCTTTCCTCGATGTAATTGTTTCAGGTGAGAATATCCGTTCATTTCGAAGTCATTCCTCGATGGTTCAATAGCGCTGGCCGCCGTGGGACCACATGATACTTATCGTTCGCATACGGTGCAAACTCTCACGCTCAAGCGCTTCCACTCAAGTACTCTCGTTTTTTAGAGATCTATATCCGAGTATCATCGTGTTTGTGGAGCTATCGAGGGAAATCGGTGCCTACTTGCGGATGGACAGTCGAGGCAAAGCTCAAGCTGGCAACTTCGATTCAGTGTGCGGGAAGCGTCGGACGTGGCAAGATAACAGTTCGTTTTTCATTCAGAACTGCAACGTCAGAGCTGAAATAATAATGGTCTCGGCGGTTGCATTACGACGGTATTCATCTGGGAGGCCGTTATTCCCACCTCTTTCGTCAGCATTGAAACCCGAAGGAGCTCGAGTCAGTGTTGTAGTCATGGTGGCACCACTGGCGCTGAGTGGATGGTGGATGCCACTTCAACGCGAACATGCTTCAAAGGCTTGCTACCATTCCATGGACAAGACTTCCATCATGGATTTGTGTGAAAAAGGTTCCTCGCTCGTCTTTCTATCTCTCTATCTCTCTCTTAGAGTCAGTGAGGCGGTTTATATCCGTCTGCTCTTTTGTTCTGTAAGTGGCCAGCCCATATGTGCAACGCCTTATTTATCTGTGTCTGTTTTCACAGGAATGGTTACAGGCCATATGGATTAAATGTATTCAACACCTCGGAATTTTGAAACGAGATGTGTGTAGGCATCCATAACTTGTGGACAGCAAACTAACATGCCGATGAATCATGCGAAGAGCATGTGTAGGTGTAATCTTTTCGCGATGTACCAACCCGCCCGTTAATATACTCATCCAACGACGGATTCACGGCTTTTTGAGCCTAAGGAAGCCCTCAAGAGATCACAAGTCAACGGGTTTCTTCGGAACAACTCGTTCACTCTTTTGCTTTGGTCAGGATATAAAAGAGTCCCTGTTTTCAAGTTCGGAATCAGCAAGCTATTCCAGCTTCCACCGGAGTCACTATGGTCGCATTCCCCAGTTTCTCTCTGATTCTTGGACTTTCCTCACTATTCTTCGGAGGCCTTGCTTCCCCTGTACCAGAGGATAAAACTGGCAATGCGACCAATGTTGTACCTCTGGCTGTCCCCAGTGCCCCACGATGGGTGATTTACAGCGATAAGTTCGTCTCTGGACTTACCGGGCCACCACCTGTTAGCCAAGTGCGCGTATGTACACCTCCGTTGTGGCCCTTTGTTTTCGCTGTTTGACTGGATACCATTTCGCAGGGCTTTAATGTCTTGTAAGATTTTCAGTGTAAGTCAAAGCTCACGTCAGATCATTCATGCGCTTTTGCCAGCGCATTGTCCTTCTTGCTCACAGAAGGTGCCTTCGATAAGGTTTGGTTATCTTTGTTATCAACGCGCTTGTTATTGATCTATTTTAGGCTGAAGAATGGACTCAACTAAGTGCCTCGGAACGAACTCAGATCAAATCAGATTACCACGCGGCTGGTATTCAACTCATCGTTTCGTTGTTCGGTGCGACGGACGCACCTACGTCTAGCGGTGCCGATCCGATAGCTACGGCTAATACTATGGCAGCTTGGGTGAAGGAATTCGACTTGGATGGTGCCGATATCGATTATGAGGTTTGTCAAACTCCGATGCGTCAAGTTCGGGGAAATATTGATGTATGTTGTGCTAGGACTTTAATGCTATGAACGCAGGCAATGGTTCTGCGGAAGTGAGTGTCGCGAAACTCAGAGGAGCGACCTTACTTACATCTGTTCACGAAGAAATGGTTGTCCGATTTCACACGCCAAATGCGGGCACTGCTTCCCAAGGGACAATTTATTCTCACCCATGCTCGTGAGTCTGTTGAATTATGGAGGGAACGTACCACTCAATACTTGTGAATTTCCAGCTGTCGCTCCCTGGTAACGCCGTCTACCACGGCCCATGGAAATCTTATGTACTGACATCCACCCTCGAAGGTTCTCTCCTGAGAAGTTCAATAACCAGGCTTATCTCGCAGTCGATGCTGAAGTTGGAAGTTTGATTGATTGGTACAATGTTCAGGTGAAGTTCATTCCATTCAGTCTTATCGAAACAGAGTGACCTGACCTTCCGTTTGCAGTTCTACAACCGTGAGTCTCCTTGCGGATAATATTTCCGAATTGATTTTACTAATACCAATCACAGAGGGAACGAGTGAGTATACGACGTGCAGTGGCCTTCTCACCCAGTCATCCGCTACTTGGCCGCATTCTTCTCTCTTTGAGATTGCTCAGAGAGTGTCTTTGAACAAGTTGGTCATCGGAAAACCTGCTACTCAAGGGTGAGTGGTATCGCTTGCCTCGAAACATCCTCACTCGGCGTTTTTCTGATGAGAGACAATCTAGTGATGCTTCCAATGGATTTATGACCACCAGCCTTTTGGCTTCTTGCCTCCAACAAGCGAAGGGTAAAGGATGGTGTAAGTTCATTCGATAACAGCTCAAGATCCACCAATTATTCACCCTTCGTTTTCTCTAGCTGCCGGGGCTATGGTATGGGAGTTCCCTGACGCAGCCGCGTCCTGGATTCAAGCAGTTCGCAGTTTATCCTTCCCAGTCTGAGCTGTGGAAGCCAATGCTCGGCCTGTTTAAATTTTATCATTAATATTATTAACCATGCAGCATATCTATTGGGTTTTAGTTGTCTATATATTATGGCTTTAGCGTGTGAGCCTGATGTTGTCGCGAAATTTGACCATTGAAATCGAATTGATTGAGGAAGTTGTGCCCTTTCTCGTCGAAATATTGAAAAATCAAGTGTGGGAATAGCCAGATTTGGTTTCCTTCTTCGGATTCCCAGGCTTTCCTATGTTCTTTCGTTCCAGTTCTCGAGTCCTTGCCAGTCGTCATAATCGAAGTCGATGGGTGTCCTTCTGTCCTTGTGAATTTCGCTCGAGATCACATTGGAAAAAGCTGAATCGATAGTCTCCTTCAGTGACGGGCCAAAACGAAACCTTCAACTATTCCTTTCACAAAGTGGATGACCATTCATGGGAGTCAGGTGTATTGTACTCTTTTTTCTACCCAATCTGATTGACGATAATCAAAGGTGAATATTGAATGATCgaaggatgtcgatgaaaTGTCCGCAAGCCACGTTCAAGGTGTCACCAGAAGTTTTGATTGAACGTCTATTGTCCGATAAGTACTAACACTAATCCCGGCCTGCGTAATGAAAAGATTCGGAAGGGAGCCATTGATTAATGACAGTCAGATGCAGGGGCCTTGACCGTCGCAAAGAGGCAATGTCCATCGGGTTAGAATAAGAGAGGATCTAAAAAATGTTGTTGGCTTTTTCGACACCACCAAGCGGGACTTCCACGCTAAACAGACTTCATTTTTTCGTGCACCAGCATAGTATCAAAATCCCTTCTGGATGGTACAACTACATGAGCATACCGGTGTCGTTCACGAAATCCGAGGACTTACCATCTCACGAAGGAACCGGATGGCGAAGGTTTAGGTGGTTTCTGTTGGGCTATGGTAGCTCTCTGTATACCTGGGATATTCTTCCCAAAGGATCGGGGAGGGAGAGGAGGCAATCCGCGAGCCATTCTTTGGCCGTTGGTTTCCCAACCCGCAGGTGAGGCGCGTGTGGTTGAGAAAATCAAGATGGCAGTCGCCACGATCAGTCTGCTCAAGAGCATAATTAATGGCCGGGGGACCTGTTCTTTTACTCTCCGCACTTTTGTAGGAACTCTAATGCTTCCATTGCGATTCTTCCGAGGGCACGTTTTGTTGCAGGGAACTATGAACTTAGGAAAATTATAACATCTTAGATTTATCGCCGATGATCACTGCCATCACCTCGAAGAACTACGGGTAACGAAGAACTCACCACGCGGAAAAACTTTTACAATTGATCCCTAACAGAGATTGGCCCCGTTACTATCCAGAGGGCTGAGATTTCTGATTTTGTCGAATTTTCGGCGGCGACTTTTATGCGCTATCAAACGACAGATAAAGGTCCCAGGGAAAAACACCGAGAGTAAGGGAGAAAACAAACACACTGAACCGGTACTCGTTGGCGACGTCGACGGCCCCACTGTTGGGAGTCTCGAACAACAGTGGCCACGCTGGTCTGCGGTTAATGAGCACAATCAGAAGATGAGGGAGATACCGACCATTGGGAAGAGATCTGAGAGGAGAATGTTTGCGATCGGAGAAACCTTCTCTAGCATCGAATCTGAAATTTTAGTTGGTTGTGAGGCCTGAGGCCTTGAACCAAGACCATACCATAACTGCTGAATAGCTACTACGTATACATATGTATCCTCGTTATTCCATAGAGCGCCAAAAAGATCTACGGTAGTAATGTACCCAGACTGATGAGCACATCTAGGCGAGGGTATGAAAGATGGAATGGGTGAAAACGAGAGTCCGGCCCAAACGCAGAAACAGGGCAGCCGTGTATCAAAGTGCAAGGGATATGCAGCGCAATGGAAGAGAGTGTCTGACTGAGATGATGAGATGGATATGTGCAAGAAGGTAGAGTATAAGTACACGTGCATGAGTGAAAAGTGgacgaaaaagaaaaagaaaaagagagagTATAAAGTAGAGAAGGGGGGTATAAGAAACGGGGCTTCAAAAAGCCATTAGAGATTTTGATTATAAATGTAGTGAAGAAGCATGCAAAATGGAGGAGAGGAGTTTATTGTACAATGCAATTACCGGAGGATTTGCCTTTCTTGTGCCGCCGAGATTCATCTTGCAATCCACCCGGCACCCCAATGTTATCTTCAACTTCGTGTACGGACGAAGCAAACTTAACAAAATTAGATGCACCCACCGCCTCTTCGATCACACCCATATCGTTTGAGGCCGTGGATCTTCGCCCAGCACTACTGATAGTCAGGGCGCTTCTCAACGAGTTATTCGGATTTGTGCTGTTACTTGCGAGTGAGTGTGGTCGGTCACTCTTCCGCACGAGTTTCGTTTTCGACGTGTTATCCGGAAGGGAAGGGTTTGACGTCTGAGGATGACTCAAATCAGTGGGTTGGCTTGATCGAGATGAACGTCCGAAAAACTTGAATGCAGTTGGCGGATGTGCAGGTGATGTTGGAGAAGGTGCAGGTGGAGGAGGCATATCGAAACTTGTTCGAGGAGTGCTATGGGATACGAAAGGGACATCAGACATGGGAGTTTTGGGCATAGAATCGCTGAGGAGGTCGACCGGGTTGGAATAGGCGCTACTGGGGTTTCCTTTCTCGGCAAATTGCGCGTAGAGGAGGAGCTGAGCACGGAGGTCACAAGTCGGAGGAGCATTGCTTGCACATTTAGCATGGCAGATGAGACTACATTGTGCACAGAGGACAGCGCTCTTCTTGACCTTCCCTAAGCATACCCTGCAGATCATGGCTACGACGAGACTTAGATAGACTCTGTGCGTATGACGTCAAAAATACTCACGTTTGCTGAAAGTTGTCTTTACGAACGAATGCTCTCGTGGCGAAATCTCACTATCCAAGGATGGACGCGCAGACGCGTTTGATATCCGACGGCCAGGAGGTGAACCACTGATATGCTCATCAACACGATGCTCGTGGTCAGGCATCTCAAGTTGAGCAAGATGACGAACAACTTCCGATTTGTGCAGGTCGGCGCTAACTCGGCGCAGGAACGGAATACTGTCCTGCGGTCGCAGTTCCTGAAGAAACGTCCAATCAGAGGCGAAAAagtagaaaagaagaaatttACCTTGTGAGCACCCCAGTTCTTTTTAAGCCATTGATGTTCACACAGTAATTCCGCACTAGGTCTCTTCGCAGGGTCTTTATTGAAACACTGCTTCAAAAAGTCTTCCAACAAGGGAGAGCAACCAGGAGGAATCGGTGGCATATCATCCTCGACTATTCGGAACATTACTAAAATTATGTAGTTCCGGGTTAGTAGTGGATACGGACATAATGAGTGGCTCATCTTACCAGACATGCTATTCGGAATATCGGCGTGAGGCGGTCGCCCAGTAAGGAGTTCAATGACGGTACAGGCCAAGGACCAGATGTCCGACTTTGGAGACGCGCCTTTCAGCTCAATGACTTCAGGTGCCATCCAATTCGGTGTCCCAGCAACGTCCTTGATCTCCCTCTCCATAGCACGCATGTTCAAGGAGACACCAAAGTCGGACAGCTTAACATTGCCGTTTTTGGTGGTGAGAATATTTGCCGCCTTGAGATCGCAATGTACAACGTCGCTCTGATGGAGATAGTGGAGGCCCTCCAGAATCCGCACGACGTAGCTCGCTACCAGCCTTTCGTTTAGTCTACCAAACGCCTTCAGTGTTTGACCAAGAGAGCCATTCTCGGCGTATCTAAGATCGACATGAGTACGGCATGGGTGGAAACAGGAAAAGATGATCCTCACTCCAGAACTATGCTCAAAGTATCAGCATCTCGTGCCATCCCTTCATACTTGACAATGCTGGGATGTGACAACCTCTTTACCAAATCAACTTCCTTCATCAGCTGAGTGACCTCCTCTTCTTTGAGCCCTTCAAGACGAATCCGTTTTACAGCAACCATCTGACCAGTGTTCAGATTAAGCGCCCGATACACAGACCCAAACTGCCCTCGACCAATACAATTTCCGAGTTGctggaaagaaaaaaagggtGAGTTTAAGTGAGAAGAGTATATAGAGAAGGACTTACGAAATGTGTCGGCAGTTTACCCTCTTCTTTGATTATAAGAGGCTTGCGAACAGCGTTACCGTCCATTGAGTCCCTCGACATCAAATCGCTCGAACTCGCATTACCTGAACCGCCACCAAGGTTGACCATGCTCTCGAACCTCGAACGAGTCGGTTTTGCTCCCAACTCATCGTACGAGCTCGGTCGTGGACGTCGTCTAGTGCCTTGCATGTCACTTTGAATGCGTCCCCTCGGCGGTCGGGCGGCCTTCTCAAAAGCTATTGAAACTCCGGACGGTTCATCGGTGGAGGGTGGCGGAGGGGAAGCAGAACCTGAATGATCAGCAGAAACTGTTCTAGGGAAAGGGACTAAAGCTTCTCCATCCGAGTCCCGGGTGTCATCACTTCCACTGTTTCGTGAGCCTGGAAGCTGAAGATTACTTCGATTGCTAGGTTTCGTACTATGCCGTCGGATAAGAACCTTGCTGGGCCCAGATGCTGATGGCAGTCCGTCTGGGCTAACGTCACGTCGATAGACAGACTCTTTGGGGAGGAGAGAGGACGCAGGAGTGTCGATGCTGTGGCGGGCTCGGTGTGCCGGTCTTCTGGGGAATTGAGGAAGTGATTCGACGCTTTCGTTTCGACGTGAGTTGCCCACAATAGCAAGTTTTCGAGGTGAAGAGCTCGATATTATGGATGATGTCCGAACACGATCTTCGGGTTCAGGGGATAGATGAGCTTTTATGGGGATAGTGGGGACAGAAGGAGCATGAAGAGCGTCGATGAAATCATCAGGCCATTTACCTTTGCCAAGGCGTATGGCTCCCTTTTCTACCCTTTCCGTCTCCCCACCGCCATATAGCTCAtacttctctttccctttctctttcctcttgCCTCGTGAACTCGAACCACTCTCTTCTGCCTCTTCGACCACCCTCGACAGATCTATCACGGCTGCATCACTGAGTTTGTGATCTCTGGTGTAGTCCGACCCTCGTTGTTTACGAGCTAAATCATCAGCTATGGAACTGCCTTCCGTTCGAGAGATGGAAGGCGCCTCAGAGGTCGCCTCAGTATTCATTGTTCGGATTGTTCCAAACTTACTGAATACAGCACTGCTCCCCCTTCCAACATCTAGCAAGCTCGATAAtaccgtcgtcgtcgtggaGGTTGTGACGTCCGTCATGGCTGTCGACGCCCTTGAAACCCGCATATGATTGCTATTATCCACTGGAGACTCTCCGATTGAATCGTCTCGGATAGACTCGACTGCTGCAGACGATCTTGAAAAGGATTGGTGGGAATAGAAAGAAGCTTGTTGGGAGCTTTTCCGTGTCCTGGTGAAAAGGCCTTGACCGTTGTCGTCAGGCACAAAGTTGGAGGTCAGTTTAGGGGAGCGAGCTCGAAGGGGAGACCTAGGGGGTGGCGACAAAGGTCTGCTAGTTTTGATGTCCCGATCACAAACAACGTGCAAGGAGGCTGAAGTTGCCTTCGATTTGTCATTGGACTGCGTCATTTGCTCTTCCTTGACAACGGTTTCCTCGTCGGGACTGCTCGATCGTACGGTCGGTAACCCAGATGGTGGACTCCTACGCTTGGCACGGGTCGGTGAACTTGGAGTTGGACTGGAAGCCGTCTTGGGTATTTGAAGCCGAATATCGCCGCGCTGGTTCGTCTGTATCAAGCTGGGAGTCGAGGCGGAAGCTGAACGAGATACAGAGCCCAATTTATACGGCCCGGAGACTGATCTTCCAATGCCATTTCGACTACCTGTGGCTTCTCCATCTCCGCTAGAGTGGCCATAGAGTAGTTTCGACCGCTCAGCGCTCGGGCTCTCGGCAAATTTGATGAGAGCGATGATTGTTTT
Above is a genomic segment from Marasmius oreades isolate 03SP1 chromosome 4, whole genome shotgun sequence containing:
- a CDS encoding uncharacterized protein (CAZy:GH18); this encodes MVAFPSFSLILGLSSLFFGGLASPVPEDKTGNATNVVPLAVPSAPRWVIYSDKFVSGLTGPPPVSQVRGFNVFALSFLLTEGAFDKAEEWTQLSASERTQIKSDYHAAGIQLIVSLFGATDAPTSSGADPIATANTMAAWVKEFDLDGADIDYEDFNAMNAGNGSAEKWLSDFTRQMRALLPKGQFILTHAPVAPWFSPEKFNNQAYLAVDAEVGSLIDWYNVQFYNQGTSEYTTCSGLLTQSSATWPHSSLFEIAQRVSLNKLVIGKPATQGDASNGFMTTSLLASCLQQAKGKGWSAGAMVWEFPDAAASWIQAVRSLSFPV